The stretch of DNA CGCGCCGTGCCAACCTCCCCTACTGGCGCTCCTCCCGGGACCCTTGCCCTGGGCTCTCCCCACCTTTCCCCGCAGTCAGTCAGCCCTCGTGGGGGGGTggaagtggagggggggggggatacagGCCGGTGCCCCGGCCGCTCTGGGGCGGAGTCATCGCGAAAACAGACCGAGCCACAAGTGCGAGAAAATGGCGCTGGCCAGGCGTCCTGCAAGCCGGCGAACTTTGCGCTCGCCCGCGCGGAAGCGGGCTCCGGAGCCGGGACCGAAGACCGGGCCGGAGGTTCGCGGCCTACCCGGCGCAGCCAGGACTCAGGTCCTCCCGCCCGAGACAGGCCCAGCACGGCGGCGCCGCAGGGTCCACCCTCCCACCCAGGGCGTCGCGCagggacttgggggaggggaagggcgAGGGGTGGCGGGggtaacggggggggggggggagggctgtCAAGCGCAGAGACCAGGGCGCCTCCTGCAGCTGGGGAACGCTAAGGCCCAGCTGCACTGGCCTCCTAGGGGCCTGATCACTCCCTGGGACTGAAGCATTTCAGTACCtgcttcccctctcccacccacccccttctCTGTTTCTCGTCTGGAGCGAAATACTTCTCTATTTTACACGAGGAGACGCTGGAATGGGATATATGtgtagctgaatttttttttctttctcccccaccccaccccggtgAGGGAATTCTATTCTTAAATTCTAATCTCAAATtctacccccctcccccccccccccccaaaatcttATTCTCTTTTGTGggtttcaaatgattttttttttgtaagttatCTTATGAAGAagaatgggaagggagggaggaaagtttGGGAACGCTGATGGAATCAGAGGAGAAAAATCCGGCCACAAATAGGGACACTGATTTGTTCATTATACATCTCCACTTTTTCGTAAGACTGTGCCTTGTCCTGTGAAAACGGCAGCGGGCAacatcttccagaggaccctagtgCACCAGCTGTACTCCAGCAAGGGTGAGCCCTATCGGTGGACAGTGCGGGAGAGACGGGATCACCCGCTGTGGCCCGAGCCAAAGGCAGGCAGGTTACTGTAAACCTCAGTCTCAACCTGAGCGTCAACGCCGCGGTGGAATGGGGTCTTTGTTGGTTTTATCAGAGAGTCTTTCCTGTAAAGCACGGAAGAAGAGGCCACAAAGCCAACAGTGGAGCATCTTGCTCCCCAGTCAGTTGCTAGAGAGATTCTTGCACCCCTGATCACCCCAGGACTATCAGCTGCTTAGAGCACAGACACCCTCCACTTTCCTTTCCCAAACAATGCCAGCTGAGCCGGAGACTTGAAATTCTGGGTTGGTAGTGGGTGGGTCTTTCCTTTTCCACAGAGCAGCAAATTCAGGCAGCAAAGAACTCCTGGAATAAGGCTTGGCCCAACCAGTATTCCCGAAGCTTTGTGCGTTTCCCTGCCTTCCTGCAGTTTTACCTAGACCAGCAGTACATCCGGTGGTCAGAGGAGGCGGACCTGGCTTACCGGTGGCAGGCACTCATCGAAGCTTGCTACACTCAGGGGCTGTGATTTCAACAGAGACTTAAGATCGGTCTTGGTCTGAGCCTACTTTCCCATACTGGCCTCTGGGCTCTCAGGAAGGCGGGAATTGTCTGGGGACGACCATAAACCTGGAATTGTCAGTTTGGACTGAGAGTCCCCCACCCCCCCTACACTCGACAAGGTCTCCGCAATACTGACGGATCCgtacaataaaatattatcagCGGCAAACATTATCTTGAGGGATTTCAGATAGATTAGATTCCCCAAGAGTTGAAGAATGCTGCAGTAGTTTGCCTTCAGTGAGTGAAACGTAGAGGGGCCTCTATTTCCTGGAAAAACAGCCTTTAAGGGGAATCATTGCTCAGAATGTTTCCCACACTACGCACTACGCATCCTCTCATTGCCTTGGCACTTGCACAAAACCTACTTTAGAAAACACTTTGGACCAGGATGGAGTATGCGTCCGGCGGATGGCTGGGCAAAGCTCActagggcagagacagatggCCTGGGCAGTAACTTCAAATCCAGCAAACGTGAACTCCTCTATCAACTCGATTCTTTGGACAAAGGTGCTCCAGTCTCCTCATAGATTAAAGTTGGAGGAAAACAACGTGCGTGGATCAGGGTTCTTTAGAATGGAAATGACTATGAAGTAGTCACGGTCGCTCCTCCTCCTCCGacgccccccgcccccacccccaggcacaGGAcgaagagggggaggggtggcAGTCTGTAGGAGCGGGCTTCCTCTTCTcattgggtgggggaggggtgtcagaCCTAAAGCACACAGGAAAGTAATTTCTGAAAATCTTTTGTGGGTCTTTTGCTGAAAACAAAAGAGCAACGGGAAGGGTACAATCCGGAGACTGGGACGCAGCCCACACCCTTCTAATGTCTCTGCATTACCCCCCTTCCTAGGCGAGAAGCCCTTCAGATGTGAGTTCGAGGGCTGTGAGCGGCGTTTCGCCAACAGCAGCGACCGCAAGAAGCATTCGCACGTACACACGAGCGACAAGCCTTACATGTGCAAGGTGCGCGGGTGTGACAAGTGCTACACGCACCCCAGCTCTCTGCGGAAGCACATGAAAGTTCACGGTCGCTCGCCGCCACCCAGCTCTGGCTACGACTCAGCAATACCGTCCGCTCTCACGTCTCCCTCGTTAGAAAGCGGCCGTGAGCACCCGATAGCCTGCGCAGCGGCGGTGGCGGTGCGTGGCACAGACATGAGCGAATGGTACGTGTGTTCGGGCTCCTGGCTCAGTGCAGGCTGACTCTGCAGCGCCCCCACTCCAGCCTCACGCCACCTCTGGGCCCAGCCGCAGCTACCACCGCCTCCAGTATCAGGGCTGCTTACCCGCGTGCGGCTCTGGTTTATGTCGAGTGGAGTCTAGGCTCCGCCACTGAGGCTTCAAGGAGTAGGCCGGGAacgaagggagggagaggagagggcaggCGAGCAGATAGAGCCCGCTAAAAGTTACTGGAGGTCATTGAATATGCTGATACTAGATCTGTATACAAAAACATAAAGTGGTCATTCTACGCTCACATTCTGTACTCTCCTTTAGCCATGAAACCGATGTCTGGGATAAAgagactgataaaaaaaaaaaaaagacaacaaaaacttATTAGAATTTATTCACAATTCTGACAACGGCGGGTGGCAAAAGTAAAGCTATAAATTTTCCCAGTGGGTGTGGAGGGGTGAAAAAGATTTTCCGTGAGGCCTGGGCCACTGCTTCCCCAGCTCCCAGGCGcagactctttttcttttcctcctcttgctCATCAATCCCAACCGGAGGAGTTCAGAGCCCAGGAGGTGGCAGACAGAATTCCACAACCATTTTCTCGCAGCCCATTTATCTTTTCCTTTGCCACCATACCCTCTCCTGTTCCTTGGCTAGTCTtgaaatacaacaacaacaaaataagcaaacaacaacaaagaaacacagaatTCCAGCATTTTCCAGCCACCTCTGTAAGGGAGATAAGTAATGGGGGGGTGCTCTCCCCTTTTCTTGGGATACAGCATACCTCCAATCCCAATGCCTACCAGAGCACAGAGATAAGTCTGCTCTGACAGCTCTCAAATTCGATTTACATTTTTGTACTTGCAGTGGGGAGTAAGTCCAAAACAATAGGAAGCATGGACAAAGGAAAGCTAGAAGGTTTTCAAGAATTCTGAGTTGGGAAGCTTCCAGGCTTACTTTTTCCAGCCCCCATCTGTTTAGAACCTCAGGTGCTCCAGTCAGGGATATGGAGCTGGGGGATGTCATCACTGAATCAAGGTCTCCACAGCCAGGGATGCATGTACCTCACAGAACAGTGTCAATTCTCTAATAGCGTTTTTGTCAGAAACGACACAATGTtagctttatttaaaaagtttgtgGGCATGTGTGAAATAAAGAGCAACAACATTATAAGAGTTGAATGTATTTGATGTGCTGGTTATGAAGtcctcctggaaaaaaaaaatcagatattggtggaggcagagagcaagGCCTCTGCAGTTCTCAAGAGGGAGAACACGGGGGCTTGCTTCTAGTCTGCCACCCTCTGTAGGGAAGGAGGAGTTGCCTCAAAACCCTAGCTGAAatttaaatagagaaaaacaccGAAGGAAAGAATGATGGCAAAGGAGAGGGGACAGACAGTACAGGCAGACTTGTCCAGGTCACTACAAATCTGAAATTAATACGTGGGAAAGGTGAAGCATTTCTGCCCGGAAGGAAGGCCCTAGGAACTCAACATTACAACCTGAGCCCTTAGGCTGGAGGGTGTAACTCTGTGGTAGAGACTTGGCCACTTCCCATGAAACTCTCCGGTTCTCCCCAGTGCCACCAAAAATAGGTACATTAGATACAATAAAagctggacaaaaaaaaaaaaaaaaaaaaaaagtcttcgcACCACGAGAACTTGGCTGCATTGTTTTTGTATCCCTTCTTGCTCAAAATTCAGTAGAAAATTCTCACTTGGGTCCCACAGACCCCACAACTTCTGTCCAATAAAGCAACCACCTTGGCTGGAATGGAGTGCTCACCCCTAATGAAATCCAGAAGCTTTCCAAAGTAGCTCTAGTGAACCTGTTGTTGAGTTACAACCTAGCCCAGAGGCAGCCTGGGACAGTTAGAAGCAAAGAACTTGTTCCCATGGGCAAGTACTAACCTCGCTGCCAAGGTACACAGAACATTTGTGGGACTTGATGCCTCTGCTGATATTATAAAGCTGCCCCGCCTCAAACAgggctcctttctttctctcctgtttCAAAACACTTCATTTTGCCGTTCACCCTAGTCCAAAATAacgaaatgaaataaaaatatttggccGATCACTAATCgcctttaatttttcatttgcttgttaCAGATGTTGCTTGCAAGGTAATCTTGCCCTGCGCAGCTGAGCGCCGGCATCTTGCGCCTGCGACATCAAAGGGCTCACTCACAAAGCAGTGTTTCTTCGCCACGGTGCATCTTCATGGTAAGTTAGGATTTCTATGGCAATGGGCAAGTCTCACTGAAATCCTGAAAGGCCGAGCCTGGAGCCCGTCCAGGCTTTTCATTAAGGACATAATATTTACGTCTAACAGGCCTTTTTTCTTGTGTATACaagtatatatttttgtttgacGCGGACtaaatcattttcatttaatttccgGTAAACAAAACCCACGCGAATGGGCACTTGTTCCCGATCATAATAAAAATGGATAATAATGCAAGGGAAGAAAAGGGCCGCTTGAATCGCCGCTCAGCcttctttgtttctgctttctgcGGTGATCAGAGGGCGTATTTGGGTTTGATGGCGAGTTTCTAAAGGCGAGGAAATGGTTTgtaagagggaaaagaaaaggagaaaggtcCAATCAAGCTCGGGTTGTTCAAAGAGTCGGGTTTTGGGGTTGAAAGTGTGAGTTTGACGGTGCATCAGCACGCCGCGTTAGGCTCGCCATGGAAATGCGCGCGGGGAGCGGCCGCTTCAAAGGCGGCACACTTCACTGCGGACACTCTATTAAGATACATTTGCGCTGACCTTTGCTTTCACGCCATTTAATACTGTCACCGTGCTCTCCAGTATATACTTCCTCCCAGGACCTGTCTTGCCAGTGTTTAGGGGTTCACCCTGCACCCTGATGTAGGGGGGCTTTGGTACCAGGGATTCTTtcaagaaagggaggaggagccGGACTCCCGAACATCTTGACAGCGCCCATAGGCCCTAGAGTCAGAGTAAATGACTAGAGCATCCTGAGAAACTTACCAAAGGAGCATCCCCAGCTCGAGTGTCAGCAACACAGAGCCCAGTGGGGAGCTAGGACGAAGGTGGCCAACCTGGGAAGTACAGGGAGCTGTTAAGCACGCCTCAGGGACAGTTAGTTCCACTGCATTCCCCAGAGGTGCTCTACTGCTTCCTCACCCTAGAAGTGTCGCAGCCCCTTAAACTTTTCCTCGGATGTGCCACTGTGTGGTAGCCTTAGGTTTGGGAAGGCTTTGGACACAAACTGAAAAGCCCAAGGCCAAGGGGATGGAGAAGATGGCAGCAAAGTTAGAAGTCCATGTTCTCTTAATTgtcttgttgtttattttatccaAGTACCCTAGTGAATAGGGGAAAAATAAACacggtggaaaaaaaaaatcaaacagtagCGTCTTCTTTAGTGCCTGTCCTTGTGGTTGAATAAAAAGGATGGTCTGCCTTCTATTGAGCTGAGAAATCTTTGAAGTGGGAGTTATTATCTGAGACATTCTTGCTTGTCGTCCTAACAACGCTGATGAAATGTAAAAGGTTCTTTGTCAGCGATTTGTTCTCCTCTCTGTCAAACTCACTTTGCCCCATTGGTTTCAAACCATTGCTAAAGAGATAAAATCaaatgtcttaaaagaaaaaaaaatccctacacTCCACCAGTAGATAACTTTAGGGATAAGTTttgctaagaggaaaaaaaacaaaaacaaaaaacaaaagcactgTGTAGTTTCAGTCTTGGTGATGTGTGTAGATGTTGGAAGACCCTTTGCACAAACACTGGTATATTAGGTAATGcgagaaggtagaggcagagggtATGTGTCCCAAGTCTATGCTCTTGTGTTTATGCTTTCTGTCCTGGTCTGCATCTCATCAGCCCAGGTTTACTAAACTGGATGGATTCTCTTGGAGATCTCTCAGGCTCCAAATATTCCTACCTGGGGTTCTTGGAACTTAAGCTTGCCAATAAGTGATGGATGCTTAAGTTTTCCCTTTTTCAAAGAAACTTGTGCTATAACTAGATCTGTTGTGTTTCCTCACCACTAGCAGCAATCAGCACACACTTTCTGTCATTAATCTAAAGGATGGTAGCATAAGCAagagaaacattttaatatttcctttattattactgttatctTGGAGTCCAGAAAGTTTGGTTTACAAGATAGTGACCAAAAAGTGCATGCACATGCCAACCCCTTCCCCTGTGTGCAGTTCTTCATTTTATATTGTGCCTAGAAAAGAAACTTTGCCCCTGTTCAGATCTTCTTAACTCCCTACTGTAGTTCTAAAGGTGATTTAAATAAGATTGTGCCCATCCCCCTACCCTATGTGCTTACTGAATGATTTGTGAAGACCTTTCCCCAAGTTGTAACCCATGTGATCGGTTATAGTTGCTGCAAAATGTCTCTTATATTGatgttgtttgtttacttgattCTCCATATGTCTGTATTGCTAATTTATGGGAGAATATAATGATTGCAATGGATGTGAATTAAACAGTCAGGCAAGTATTTTATAATCATCACTAACATATACACAGGTCTGAGTCAACCCTTAGATTATTGGTACCTTGTCTATCCACATTGTGATCTGAAAAATCTCTCCCCTTAACAGCAGTTAAATTATGAACTaacctgaaagaaaaaagttGTTGTGTGTATTTGACAGTGATTgttcaataaaaacaaagttgAAAGCTGAGGCTTTTCAAGGTTTTCAACCTTCTTGAAAACATGTACATGTAAGTtaaataaaatgagttttttCCCTCCAAAAGtctttgtgtacatgtgcctTCTCTTTGCTGTGTAATTTGGAAATAAATGATTGGATGCTTTCCTTTTCCAGTGTCCAGTTATTGCTTCATCATCTTAGGAGAGGTTTGCGGCTCTCTTACGGCTGCTCGTCCTTTTCCCCATCTTTCTTCATGGTTCAGCAGGATTCTATTTGGGCCTGCCACTTGAGATAACAAAATAGGAGACCTGTCGAAACAATGACTGGAGAGAGATCTCTCTGCCCACAATCTCACCCCAATGACACTAATGGCAGCAACTAATTtacatttcagaagagaaaagaTAAATGATTGCTCAGGGGTCTGTCTGGCAAGGATGCCTTCCTAAGCTTGTAGACTCTCATGAACCACCTCTGATTCTTAGCACAAGGCCCAGGGACTAGTAAGAAGTGAACAAACTTGGAAAAAGATAGGGAATTGGCTCCAAATCTGCCTAAACTGATGGTATGATGTAGGCACAGCTGCTTGCAGGGATCTTGTTAGAACTCCAGGTaggcagaggtccccagaaggATCTGTACAGGTTTTCAACCTTAAGACTGGAAGGCTACACTCCCATGACTGGTGAGTTTTAGCATGCTCCCTGTGTCTTTATCTGGCTTGCCACTAGAGAACTTTTCCCAAATGTATCAGAATCATCTTAATCACAAGATCAGTCCCTTACTTCCACTGTGGTCTCTGCTGGTAGAATCCAGTACCCTTTTTGGACCC from Onychomys torridus chromosome 7, mOncTor1.1, whole genome shotgun sequence encodes:
- the Zic4 gene encoding zinc finger protein ZIC 4 isoform X4 produces the protein MYGSVLFSSFLLKQAQTQKMKYKSSLVMRKRLRLYRNTLKESSEKPFRCEFEGCERRFANSSDRKKHSHVHTSDKPYMCKVRGCDKCYTHPSSLRKHMKVHGRSPPPSSGYDSAIPSALTSPSLESGREHPIACAAAVAVRGTDMSEWYVCSGSWLSAG